In Nakaseomyces glabratus chromosome I, complete sequence, the sequence TCAATACACATTATAAGAAGGAATGAGAATAAATGAGAATAAAAGACATTTAATTGTCAAAAGAATAGTtggttgtttttttttaaaaaaaaagaatgctTTTTATTCGTTTTGCATTTTTCtgtttatttcattttcttcgAAAGATACTTGATTAATTTACAATTGACTGCCCAAAATCCTTTTACCTTTTATGAATCAAGATAATTTCCTTTTGTTCAAATCATACATGCTGTCATAGATTACCTATGATGCATATAGAAACTGTTCAAAGGATCATATATACAACATTAtaacattatttttatttattttttctgtatcctttttaatattaaattaaCTCGTTTTATTTAGTAGCAAATTCAGAATTAATTCAAATACTAAACATAAGATGATTTGCATACCTATATGTGATGCTCTTAGTCTCGGGAAAGCTCCATCCACTCATGCACACTCAAAAGCTTCAAGTTTTCTTCATGACAAGGAGCATTGGTGCCCTGGTatcctttttcaatattacAGCACCAGCTCAATGTCTCGTTGCTCTCATTAGAAGCAAAATGAGCAAATTAATAATGCTGCAGTAGTAGatttagaagaagaaaagtgCCGGATTTGTAGAGTGCTTATAGTATCACTTTGCAGGTTAATATAACAGAGAACATAATGGCAACTTGGCCGAGTGGTTAAGGCGAAAGATTAGAAATCTTTTGGGCTCTGCCCGCGCAGGTTCGAATCCTGCAGTTGTCGttaacttttttttatatgaCTTCtatctttttatttatgttttggaTACCATTCATGCATGTTTAACACCCGAATTCAATGATTTAGACCACTATGTTAGCAGTCCATATGCAAACATTGTAAGaacaaatatttgttttgttacATTTTTAATGTTAATTACTAAGGtcttattttatttatatgtATTTAATTTAATATCATAAATTCGTTACTATTACATATTCGTAGTATTATGTTTCTTGTATTTGTCAAGAAGTTCCATAAACTGGTCTCTGTCGAGCAGTTCCCATCTGTATACTTTGAGACCACCATCAACTGTATGAACAATCAATATATCCCCCAAAAGACGTTCAAGTCTGTCAAGGATATCTGTTGCTTCTTCATATCCAACGGgattattactattttgCAAGCTATCCACGGTTAAGGTAGCCAAATACGTTGCAGTGTAAGGTTCATTCGGTCTCAATGAGTACATGATCTCAAACACCTGTTTCATCTTTACAGTTAAGAATTGTTCGTAGTTGTGTTTTCTCTGTGATAGAAGGGCGGCAGATcttctctctctttctcttaaTCTCTCTAGTAAATTCTCCTGCGAGTCGTGAGGACGTTCTAAGTTTTggaatttttcttttggatTACTTATGTATTTGGCTGGTGAGGCAATAGGTCTTGTATTAGCTAACTTGATGTTCGTATTCGCTATGGAAATGGAACCCTGCCCATCACTGCCACGTCTTTTACCAATCTTATAAACAGGAATATCGTCTGGGATCTCTTGTGATTTCGTTACGTTTTCATACCATTCTTCCAACTTTTTAACAAAATCAAGTTTTCTGGAGTTGTTAGTTAGCATCGCCAAGGGGTCCTTTTTTGGTAGATTCACCATGAGTTCACCATTAGAGTTGTAATCCACCTTATACGCTTGTGGCCATACAGTCACTATTTTTAAGAAGTCATTGCTAGACACTTTCCTATTCATCATATTGGATATTTGTGGAAGTAGATCATGTAGCAATGGATCTCTATTACTAGCTCTAGACATCTGGTGTAATGAAACAACTGTTTCAGCAACATTGAACAATGCTTTCACGAAACTtatcttctctttcaattGCAGTATAGAAAATTCGCGAGGATAGTAGACTTGTGACACTTTTTTAAACTCCAGTATCTGTTCTTCAAGGAAATCTTGAGCCAACGTGGTGTTAGCATCTGGTGATTTGTAACCCAAAGCAGGAAGCAAAGTCAATTGGACGacgttcttcttcatattaATCTGTAGTGGCGATGTGGAGTGCATGTGGCGAGACTCCTTTGCCAATAGCTCGCCGGTATGCAACAGAAGACAATCGGGTTCATCTATAGTGATCCATACGTTTTCATCGTTGCTCATAGTGGATGGTTTCACTCGTACATTTCTAGCCACGGGTATGACAGACAAGATCCCTGGTGTTCTCACAGTGTTGAACTCTGATGCTTCGTACTCAAACTCCAAGTCAGACCCGTCAGGTAACACTGCTTTCTCAACTTCAGTTGGGTGGTAGTAACGAACCAGCTTTGTCGAGTGATGGGAATCATCCAATGTAACTCCGTTGATATCAAGACTCCTTAGACACAGCTGTGAGAAGTACATCAACACTTTCAGCAGCCTAGAGCTCACTTTCCTCAACATCGGGTCCTTCGCCTCCCTCGCAAACTTGAACGCAGCGTCCGTGGTAGCGATGTACTGTTCCAGGACCACGTCGTCTTCCAACTGCAGCGCACCGGTGAAGTTCGAGTCAAACCCTTGCGAGACATCAATCGGCGAGAGCTGGCTAAGCTCCAAGTCGAGCTTCTCCCGGTTCGCATAGTTCTTCAGCAAGAACGTATCGTGGCCCAACAGTATGCTCCTCAGCACTTTTTGCAACGCCACGTCGTCAGACACTTCATCCAGATCAATCACAGGCACTCTATCCATGGTTAAACCCCCACCAACCCTGAGAGAGACCATATATACACCAATAAGACTAGTCAGTGGAATATAGCCCAAATCACAGATGAGCAACTTCACTTAGCTTATGTTTGGTATATGAAGTGAAAAAACATGTGATATATACGTGCATAGGTATATGGAGACCCTCCCCGCCCCCACCCCCCACCAAACTACAAGCCCTAAACCCTAAAAAGTTGCACACTTCACAGTTCATGCTCACAAACTCACTCCAGCGTTATTAAGCCAGGCAGCTAACAGAGAACAGAGAACCCTAGAGATTTAGGGTTTCTTGTCGCGGTATCGCCGAAGTTTCGACCGAATTCTCGAAAAAAGAGCCAGTGATCTTGAATAGGCGAGGGGGGTGTGCGAGGGTTTCTGTGTTTTCAGGTCTTTTACCTCTTGATTCCTGGAAGATCGAGCGAACTCACACTAACCCCTTCTTCAGAACtgccaagaaaaaaaagtataaaaggGAAGGGTGTAGCGGGGGGGCCCTTCCGTTGCTTTCGGCGGTTGGAACGGCGGCTATAACTGTAGATAGAGTACTTTGGCGTAAAGCAAAGCGGGATACACTTATAATACACAAAAAGTAACGATGTTGGGCGCTAGGAGAATTGTGCAGAATGCTCGTGTGTGCAAGAGATTGCAGTCTACCAAGGTGCAAGGGCAAGTTATTGGTATTGATTTGGGTACCACTAACTCTGCTGTTGCGGTTATGGAAGGTAAAGTTCCAAAGATCATTGAGAATGCCGAGGGTGCCAGAACCACGCCGTCTGTTGTGGCTTTCACCAAGGAAGGCGAGAGATTGGTTGGTATTCCAGCCAAGCGTCAGGCCGTTGTGAACCCGGAGAACACCTTGTTTGCCACTAAGCGTTTGATCGGTCGTCGTTTCGAGGACGCCGAAGTACAAAGAGACATCAAGCAAGTTCCATACAAGATCGTCAAGCACACTAACGGTGACGCTTGGGTGGAGGCTAGAGGCCAGCGTTACTCGCCAGCTCAAGTTGGTGGTTTCGTTCTGAACAAGATGAAGGAGACCGCTGAAGCTTACCTAGGTAAGCCAGCTAAGAACGCTGTCGTCACTGTCCCAGCCTACTTCAACGACTCTCAAAGACAAGCCACCAAAGATGCCGGTCAAATTGTCGGTTTGAATGTTTTGCGTGTTGTTAACGAGCCAACTGCTGCCGCTTTGGCTTACGGTCTAGAAAAGGCTGACGCTAAGGTCGTCGCCGTCTTCGACTTGGGTGGTGGTACTT encodes:
- the TAH11 gene encoding Tah11p (CAGL0I01474g~Ortholog(s) have DNA replication origin binding activity), translating into MVSLRVGGGLTMDRVPVIDLDEVSDDVALQKVLRSILLGHDTFLLKNYANREKLDLELSQLSPIDVSQGFDSNFTGALQLEDDVVLEQYIATTDAAFKFAREAKDPMLRKVSSRLLKVLMYFSQLCLRSLDINGVTLDDSHHSTKLVRYYHPTEVEKAVLPDGSDLEFEYEASEFNTVRTPGILSVIPVARNVRVKPSTMSNDENVWITIDEPDCLLLHTGELLAKESRHMHSTSPLQINMKKNVVQLTLLPALGYKSPDANTTLAQDFLEEQILEFKKVSQVYYPREFSILQLKEKISFVKALFNVAETVVSLHQMSRASNRDPLLHDLLPQISNMMNRKVSSNDFLKIVTVWPQAYKVDYNSNGELMVNLPKKDPLAMLTNNSRKLDFVKKLEEWYENVTKSQEIPDDIPVYKIGKRRGSDGQGSISIANTNIKLANTRPIASPAKYISNPKEKFQNLERPHDSQENLLERLRERERRSAALLSQRKHNYEQFLTVKMKQVFEIMYSLRPNEPYTATYLATLTVDSLQNSNNPVGYEEATDILDRLERLLGDILIVHTVDGGLKVYRWELLDRDQFMELLDKYKKHNTTNM